A region of the Acinetobacter defluvii genome:
AATCAAAGATTTTTATATTCAGCAAGGTCAACGAGGCTATAGCGATGCTTATATACATCTTGTAAAAGATGACTATGATTTTAAAGTAAAAAAGCCTTGGTATGGAAAAGCTGCACAATTAAATAATCCCATTGCTTTAACTGAATTAGGCTATGCTTATTTATACCCTGAAGATGAAAAGCAAAAGCCAAATACTAAGCTCGGTATTCAGTATTTAGAAAAAGCGATTCAGTTAAATGATGCGGAGGCAATGAACTATTTAGCAGTGTGGTACACAGATCAAAGTGATAAACAACAAGATCAAGATAAAGCCAAACAGCTATATTTACATGCGGCACAGTTAGGTTCCGTTGATGCAATGCAAAACTTAGCTCGTGTTTTAGATGCGCCAGAAAGTTATAAATGGGCAAGCATCGCATTCCAGCATGGCGGTAAAGATGATGATATTTTACCGATGGCATATCAAGCATATGCTGAAGGTATTGGCGTAGAAAAAGATGCAAAAATTGCGGCTGAAGTACAGCAGCGCATAGATCGTATTGAAAATAATAGTCAAGCGATGAAAGAAGCGTGGGGACTTGGAGAAGAATAATTGAATAAAAAGCCAAAGTTTAACTTTGGCTTTTTATTTGTATCGCTTGTTATGGTTGCGGATTTGGTGACACCATTTTATCCAAATCTTTATCTGAGATTTTATCCAGTTCATGCAAATCAGTTTTAATTTTCCACTGACTTTCATCTTCAACAGGTTTTGGCAAACGCGCTTCTAACCAGTCACAGACCACATCGGGTGGAAAATCAGCATGATTACACTGAATCACCCATGCTAAAAATTGCTTCGCTTCACCATTCATATAAGGTGGTGGAGAAATAGGTAAAAACTGGGTGGGTAGACGCTCATTTTTAGAAATATAATTTAGCACATGTCCCAATTCTTGTACGGTTTGCCATGCAAGCGGATGATCGATATTAATCTGAAACTTAAACCACCACGCAGATTTACCATCTGTACCATAACTGTCGATAAAAGCTTTTTGCACACTGGGTACTTTACAAAAAAATTGATGTAGACGGTCAAAACTTAGTTCAGCCACAGCACAGCATCCATCAGACTAAAACAAATATCTTAGCAGATTGCAGTTAAAATGGTGTGTTTGAAAGATAGCGAATATTCAAATGAGATTTAACTTGTTTATAAAATATTCATTATTTATCTTTAATTTTATATTAAAATAACAACAACAGCATTTTGCTAGGGGGGGAGATGAAACATTTACTGAGTCTGAATGTCATAGTCGGTATATTGGGGATGATGTCTACTTCTGTATTTGCTGATGCTAAAGATTGGGTAGGCTATGGGAGTGTAGAGCGCTATCAACATCGTGTTCCTACAACCACTTATCAATACACAGATCAAAATGGTCTGACTAAAACCAAACAAATCCCGGTGAGACCACCGCAAAACTCAGGTCAATGGGGACATTATCCAAGTTATCCTCATTACCCAAATCGACCTTATCCAGTATATCCACAGCAAAATGGCGTTACCATTATTTATCGACAACAACTGCCGACAACGAATATTTACCATTCTGAGAGTCATGGTTATGTAAATGGTAATGGAACAATAGAAAGTTCACAGTATATGTTAATCAGTGATTGGCGACGTTATGGACTACCTGATCCTGAAGTAGGAATGCATTGGATATTTGAAAATGGACGATATCTACAAATACCCAATGATTAATCATATTTATTGTATTGTCTGATTTAGTAATTAAATCATGTGCCTATTAGCACTTTAAGCCAACTCATCATCTTCAGGTTTTGGCGTTTTACCATACGGTAATGGCTTATCACGATGTTTTTCCCGAATGACTGATGGGGGAATTTCCATGAAGCAAAACGAACCACTAAAATAGAAATCGCCAAAATTAAAATAGAATCTGTCAAAATCACCTGAACCATATCTGCTTTGTGATCCATGTTGAATATTAGAGAGGAGCAGAAGAGTCAGTAGGGTAATGGCGATATAAATCAAAAAACGAACAGTTATGTAATTGTTTTTAAATTAGATTTCAACAGAAAATTTTAAAAATAATCTTTAGAAGGTTTTAGTAAAATGCTGAACTATAGGGTTCACTATTTTGCTAAAAATTGGACATTTCTGTTTAAATTGAGTACAAAAATACAATGATTTAATTGTA
Encoded here:
- a CDS encoding RcnB family protein yields the protein MKHLLSLNVIVGILGMMSTSVFADAKDWVGYGSVERYQHRVPTTTYQYTDQNGLTKTKQIPVRPPQNSGQWGHYPSYPHYPNRPYPVYPQQNGVTIIYRQQLPTTNIYHSESHGYVNGNGTIESSQYMLISDWRRYGLPDPEVGMHWIFENGRYLQIPND